One part of the Actinomyces howellii genome encodes these proteins:
- a CDS encoding ABC transporter permease: MAIFTDLRESRELLYNLTMREVKGKYKRTALGQLWSLANPIALMLVYSFVFRFVMKIEPAAGDPSGLHIFALWLMCGLLPWSFFTNVVNGGMGVLVGNENLIKKVYFPRSALLVSNSLSWLYSWGIEMAVLLVAIIVLGGSPYLYVLPAVVLMALLTLFATGVAMLLSIANVYFRDLQYLMGIIFQIWFYANPIVYPQSLVEQTSSTLGSFHGVTVFDVYRLNPFYHFIEAFRNLLYDNRMPDLSTSVIVVSLSLGAFLIGWRVFDRHQARLAEAL; this comes from the coding sequence TTGGCGATCTTCACGGACCTGCGGGAGTCCCGCGAGCTCCTCTACAACCTCACCATGCGCGAGGTGAAGGGGAAGTACAAGAGAACCGCGCTGGGTCAGCTGTGGTCCTTGGCCAACCCGATCGCCCTCATGCTCGTCTACTCCTTCGTCTTCCGCTTCGTCATGAAGATCGAGCCGGCCGCAGGAGACCCCTCGGGGCTGCACATCTTCGCCCTGTGGCTCATGTGCGGCCTGCTGCCCTGGAGCTTCTTCACCAACGTCGTCAATGGCGGCATGGGCGTGCTCGTGGGAAACGAGAACCTCATCAAGAAGGTCTACTTCCCGCGCTCGGCGCTGCTCGTGTCCAACTCCCTGTCCTGGCTGTACTCCTGGGGCATCGAGATGGCCGTGCTCCTCGTCGCCATCATCGTCCTAGGCGGCTCCCCCTACCTCTACGTCCTGCCGGCCGTCGTGCTCATGGCGCTGCTCACCCTCTTCGCCACGGGCGTGGCCATGCTCCTGTCGATCGCCAACGTCTACTTCCGCGACCTGCAGTACCTCATGGGGATCATCTTCCAGATCTGGTTCTACGCCAACCCGATCGTCTACCCCCAGTCCCTCGTCGAGCAGACCTCCTCCACCCTGGGCTCCTTCCACGGGGTCACGGTCTTCGACGTCTACCGGCTCAACCCCTTCTACCACTTCATCGAGGCCTTCAGGAACCTGCTCTACGACAACCGGATGCCCGACCTCTCCACGAGCGTCATCGTCGTGTCCCTGTCGCTGGGGGCGTTCCTCATCGGGTGGAGGGTCTTCGACCGCCACCAGGCCAGGCTCGCGGAGGCACTGTGA
- a CDS encoding glycosyltransferase family 2 protein, whose protein sequence is MAAVVVTYHPEGDCAELLEALAGQCRWVIVVDNGSLPEELEPVRSACAAVGALLVELGRNTGIAAAQNRGVVEAERLGARWVLLSDDDSAPAEGMVSLLMTAFEAPGQRPVAAVGPLVGEDRGGRDQLVYVARRWGPRRATAEELGSPFLEVAFLIASGCLVDLHALREVGPMNEDLFIDHVDLEWGLRARRAGYRLLVVPRARMTHSLGDEVVRIPGRRQPVHMHGPVRNYYLARNTVALIRSGLLPVAWRVGYAVWITKYSAFNALVADRRGQRARALVEGLRDGLVGRTGPRP, encoded by the coding sequence GTGGCCGCCGTCGTCGTCACCTACCACCCTGAGGGAGACTGCGCCGAGCTGCTCGAGGCCCTGGCAGGCCAGTGCCGGTGGGTCATCGTGGTTGACAACGGCTCGCTGCCCGAGGAGCTCGAGCCGGTGCGCAGCGCCTGCGCCGCCGTCGGGGCGCTGCTCGTCGAGCTCGGGCGCAACACGGGCATCGCCGCCGCGCAGAACCGAGGGGTGGTCGAGGCCGAGCGGCTGGGTGCGCGCTGGGTGCTCCTGTCCGATGACGACTCCGCCCCCGCCGAGGGGATGGTGTCCCTGCTCATGACCGCCTTCGAGGCCCCCGGCCAGCGGCCCGTGGCCGCCGTCGGCCCGCTCGTGGGGGAGGACCGCGGCGGACGCGACCAGCTCGTCTACGTCGCCCGGCGCTGGGGGCCCCGGCGGGCCACCGCCGAGGAGCTCGGCTCGCCCTTCCTCGAGGTCGCCTTCCTCATCGCCTCGGGGTGCCTCGTGGACCTGCACGCCCTGCGGGAGGTCGGCCCGATGAACGAGGACCTGTTCATCGACCACGTCGACCTGGAGTGGGGGCTGCGGGCGCGCCGGGCCGGCTACCGGCTCCTCGTCGTCCCGAGGGCGCGGATGACCCACTCCCTGGGTGACGAGGTCGTGCGCATCCCCGGGCGCCGTCAGCCCGTCCACATGCACGGGCCGGTGCGCAACTACTACCTCGCCCGCAACACCGTGGCCCTGATCCGCTCGGGGCTGCTGCCCGTGGCCTGGCGGGTCGGCTACGCCGTGTGGATCACGAAGTACTCGGCCTTCAACGCCCTGGTAGCCGACCGTCGCGGCCAGCGGGCGCGCGCCCTTGTCGAGGGCCTGCGCGACGGGCTGGTCGGTCGCACGGGGCCGCGTCCCTAG
- a CDS encoding ABC transporter ATP-binding protein, with amino-acid sequence MTTTTTEAAISVESLSKTFRVYQERNNTLKSALLRRRTAAYRDFAALKDVSLEIPQGSTFALVGDNGSGKSTLLKCLARILVPDAGTITRRGRMAAMLEVGSGFHPELSGRDNVYLNGSILGMNRREIDRKFDEIVAFSGVEEFIDQPVKNYSSGMYVRLGFSVAIHTEPDIMLVDEILAVGDASFQDKCAEKFAEFRRDGRTVVVVSHSLPQLRSMADQAAYLDHGVLQEVGPARTVLEKYADAARSNIRIDDEGRVRWGTSDALVSRVEVLTADGHETGSVVATGDPVLLRLHFTARRPVEAPSIVLSVDTIEGVKLWSSFSADQGVELGTLNGAGHIDLLIPHLPLQPGSFPVHGGILDAGGTRVVDFVREIAWLQVTGGPVHEAGGPVAMEGVWEPGGDRRTAR; translated from the coding sequence ATGACCACGACCACGACCGAGGCAGCGATCTCCGTGGAGTCGCTGTCCAAGACCTTCCGCGTCTACCAGGAGCGCAACAACACCCTCAAGTCGGCCCTCCTGCGGCGCAGGACCGCCGCCTACCGGGACTTCGCGGCCCTCAAGGACGTCTCCCTCGAGATCCCCCAGGGCTCGACCTTCGCCCTCGTGGGGGACAACGGGTCGGGCAAGTCGACCCTGCTCAAGTGCCTGGCCCGGATCCTGGTGCCTGACGCCGGGACGATCACGCGCCGCGGCCGGATGGCCGCCATGCTCGAGGTCGGCTCGGGCTTCCACCCCGAGCTGTCGGGGCGGGACAACGTCTACCTCAACGGCTCGATCCTGGGGATGAACCGCAGGGAGATCGACAGGAAGTTCGACGAGATCGTCGCCTTCTCCGGTGTCGAGGAGTTCATCGACCAGCCGGTCAAGAACTACTCCTCGGGCATGTACGTGCGGCTGGGCTTCTCGGTGGCGATCCACACCGAGCCCGACATCATGCTCGTCGACGAGATCCTGGCGGTCGGTGACGCCTCCTTCCAGGACAAGTGCGCCGAGAAGTTCGCCGAGTTCCGGCGCGACGGGCGCACGGTCGTCGTCGTGTCCCACTCCCTGCCCCAGCTGCGCTCCATGGCCGACCAGGCCGCCTACCTCGACCACGGCGTGCTCCAGGAGGTCGGCCCCGCCCGCACGGTCCTCGAGAAGTACGCCGACGCCGCGCGCTCCAACATCCGCATCGACGACGAGGGGCGTGTGCGGTGGGGGACCTCCGACGCCCTCGTCAGCCGGGTCGAGGTGCTCACCGCCGACGGGCACGAGACCGGCTCGGTCGTCGCCACCGGCGACCCGGTGCTCCTGCGCCTGCACTTCACGGCCCGCCGGCCCGTGGAGGCCCCGAGCATCGTGCTGAGCGTCGACACGATCGAGGGGGTGAAGCTGTGGAGCAGCTTCTCCGCCGACCAGGGCGTGGAGCTGGGCACCCTCAACGGTGCCGGGCACATCGACCTGCTCATCCCGCACCTTCCCCTCCAGCCCGGCAGCTTCCCCGTCCACGGCGGCATCCTGGACGCCGGAGGCACCCGGGTCGTCGACTTCGTCCGGGAGATCGCCTGGCTCCAGGTGACCGGCGGCCCGGTGCACGAGGCAGGCGGGCCCGTGGCCATGGAGGGCGTGTGGGAGCCCGGCGGGGACAGGAGGACAGCCAGATGA
- a CDS encoding glycosyltransferase family 2 protein, with protein sequence MKLFVQIPCLNEEGTLPLVLDTIPRRIEGVDEVEILVIDDGSTDRTAEVARERGVTHVISHSRTMGLARSFRDGVDYALAHGADIVVNTDGDNQYKQEYIGELVAPLVRHEADIAIADRQTAQIEHFSWFKKRMQHLGSQVVNYAAGTALPDAASGFRAYSKYALVRLNVVTQFSYCMETIIQAGNKRLRIVSVPIRTNPKTRESRLFSNIFQHMAKSAQAITRSYLMFKPHVVLGSMAAAFGVIGLIPFLRFGVLWLMDADGGHIQSLLFGTLMLVGALLSIALLVIADLQRTNRVLLEETLERIKGIEYGRTDAPGPGGDRGEDEEPRP encoded by the coding sequence ATGAAGCTCTTCGTACAGATCCCCTGCCTTAACGAGGAGGGGACCCTGCCTCTCGTGCTCGACACCATCCCCCGGCGGATCGAGGGCGTCGACGAGGTCGAGATCCTCGTCATCGACGACGGCTCGACCGACCGGACCGCCGAGGTCGCCCGCGAGCGGGGAGTGACCCACGTCATCAGCCACTCGCGCACGATGGGCCTGGCACGCTCCTTCCGCGACGGGGTCGACTACGCCCTGGCTCACGGCGCCGACATCGTGGTCAACACCGACGGCGACAACCAGTACAAGCAGGAGTACATCGGCGAGCTCGTCGCCCCGCTCGTGCGCCATGAGGCGGACATCGCGATCGCTGACCGGCAGACGGCCCAGATCGAGCACTTCTCGTGGTTCAAGAAGCGCATGCAGCACCTGGGCTCGCAGGTCGTCAACTACGCGGCGGGCACCGCCCTGCCTGACGCGGCCTCAGGCTTCCGGGCCTACTCCAAGTACGCGCTCGTGCGGCTCAACGTCGTCACCCAGTTCTCCTACTGCATGGAGACGATCATCCAGGCAGGCAACAAGCGCCTGCGGATCGTGAGCGTCCCGATCCGCACCAACCCCAAGACCCGCGAGTCCCGGCTGTTCTCCAACATCTTCCAGCACATGGCGAAGTCGGCCCAGGCGATCACCCGCTCCTACCTCATGTTCAAGCCCCACGTCGTGCTGGGCTCGATGGCGGCGGCCTTCGGGGTCATCGGTCTCATCCCGTTCCTGCGCTTCGGCGTCCTGTGGCTCATGGACGCCGACGGCGGTCACATCCAGTCCCTCCTGTTCGGCACGCTCATGCTCGTCGGGGCGCTGCTCAGCATCGCGCTGCTCGTCATCGCCGACCTGCAGCGCACGAACAGGGTCCTGCTCGAGGAGACC
- a CDS encoding glycosyltransferase family 2 protein, whose product MTGVTLLVVPGQAEATAATRESFDVMAGPEDRWVEADWMSGPGVDTPFALLLRAGDRLDPGALRVVSDYAVERGADLVTVDHRVEGRARRAPRWMPQLLAQLPVSGRVVLLSAGLLERVRALGPVLSQWDLLVRAADLAEHPEHCPAVLVEQAGPTTTGSVHERLETVRAHLRRTGEDALVVPTSAGGVVTRARPGWARSVGVVVPTAFASRTIEDGTEHVLVHLLLEALARTVGPTLLDLDAEIDVEVVLVVDASCPQDLLDRCSEAWPGRLRVVRTEGDFNYARAVNAGALATGAEVLLLLNDDVEPLEAGWLQEMLGALGRPGTAAVGARLLLGDRRRLQHIGTVCPPEGLPMHARIFEVDDPTHPMAQADVDYLAVTGACLACRRQDFLSVGGMDESLPLNFNDVDLCLKLGVDHGRVVCVNAARLIHRESSTRQVRITPEEEASLDRWRGVVLRDPHVEYWG is encoded by the coding sequence GTGACCGGGGTGACCCTGCTCGTCGTCCCCGGCCAGGCCGAGGCGACGGCGGCCACGCGCGAGTCCTTCGACGTCATGGCCGGGCCCGAGGACCGCTGGGTGGAGGCGGACTGGATGAGCGGGCCGGGTGTCGACACGCCCTTCGCGCTGCTCCTGCGTGCCGGCGACCGCCTCGATCCCGGGGCCCTCAGGGTCGTGTCCGACTACGCCGTCGAGCGCGGCGCCGACCTCGTCACCGTCGACCACCGTGTGGAGGGCCGTGCACGCCGCGCCCCGAGGTGGATGCCCCAGCTGCTCGCCCAGCTCCCGGTGAGCGGGCGTGTCGTCCTGCTGTCCGCGGGACTCCTCGAGCGGGTCCGGGCCCTGGGGCCGGTCCTCAGCCAGTGGGACCTGCTCGTGCGGGCCGCCGACCTGGCCGAGCACCCCGAGCACTGCCCCGCGGTCCTCGTCGAGCAGGCGGGCCCCACGACGACGGGCTCGGTGCACGAGAGGCTCGAGACCGTGCGCGCCCACCTGCGGCGCACCGGCGAGGACGCCCTCGTCGTGCCCACCTCGGCCGGTGGCGTCGTCACGCGCGCCCGCCCGGGCTGGGCGCGCTCCGTGGGGGTCGTCGTCCCCACCGCCTTCGCCTCCAGGACGATCGAGGACGGCACCGAGCACGTCCTGGTCCACCTTCTCCTCGAGGCGCTCGCGCGCACCGTCGGCCCGACCCTGCTCGACCTCGACGCCGAGATCGACGTCGAGGTCGTCCTCGTCGTCGACGCCTCCTGCCCGCAGGACCTGCTCGACCGGTGCTCCGAGGCCTGGCCCGGGCGGCTGCGAGTCGTGCGCACCGAGGGCGACTTCAACTACGCGCGCGCCGTCAACGCCGGCGCCCTGGCCACGGGGGCCGAGGTGCTCCTCCTGCTCAACGACGACGTCGAGCCCCTCGAGGCCGGCTGGCTCCAGGAGATGCTCGGCGCCCTGGGGCGCCCGGGGACCGCGGCCGTCGGCGCGCGGCTGCTCCTGGGCGACCGCAGGCGCCTCCAGCACATCGGCACGGTCTGCCCGCCCGAGGGCCTGCCCATGCACGCCAGGATCTTCGAGGTCGACGACCCCACCCACCCGATGGCGCAGGCCGACGTCGACTACCTGGCGGTCACCGGAGCCTGCCTGGCCTGCCGGAGACAGGACTTCCTGTCCGTCGGGGGGATGGACGAGTCCCTGCCGCTCAACTTCAACGACGTCGACCTGTGCCTCAAGCTCGGTGTCGACCACGGCCGTGTCGTGTGCGTCAACGCCGCCCGCCTCATCCACCGGGAGTCCTCGACCCGTCAGGTGCGCATCACCCCCGAGGAGGAGGCGTCCCTCGACAGGTGGCGGGGGGTCGTCCTGCGCGACCCGCACGTCGAGTACTGGGGCTGA
- a CDS encoding glycosyltransferase, translated as MRIAQVSAHYPPNFVSGGTLVPQRVARYVKGAGHESLVYAGYLDKDRRPLETWTETDEEGVEVTWLVTTPWTAWTDPHNYDNPGATAAFSRWLERTAPDIVHVHSLQTLGVGLVEAAHAAGAKVVVTMHDFWWFCSRQFLVDQSMRPCSLVTECGACDCDAAPSIAGRSERLLRALADADLVLAPSRSAARVLAANGVEPRVLRVNENGLLDAQLARLGPEPVARTGTGPVRLMYAGGMQEMKGVEVLGQAARLVGEREGLVLDAYGVEARVDASTPSWFRARPAFDPAELLSVLDSHDVLVLPSIMRESHSILTREALAAGLAVVCTDTLGPEEAVTDGVNGYIVPAGEPRALAERLTHLADDPVGARDLTGRGSSSPIRSFSEQGAELLEYYAGLVEAQDDELEAVRRAQAQLLDKVLFIIGIDGAPLRYRAHLPAEALRMRGHEVVVRHYRDPALLGDVEDTDAVVLYRVPATVQVLDLIERFRTCGREVPILYDVDDLIFDSSLRGTLDGLEKLSEAEEELWWHGVDRYRTTLEACDGFVGSTDMLCQEATRLTGLPSYRYANGVGTLLAQASDRVLLEEGAREDSTVTIGYFSGTTTHDADWAMVEPALAAVMRRHPEVRLRLGGHLEPTGALSEFAPRISRSGFVPWYRLPELLRATDICLAPLTGDSVFNESKSAIKWLEAALVSRPTVATPTGPFREVIEHGRTGMLASTTQEWEEAIEELVTSVALRTSIGAAARREALLELSPRTQGRVYEDILVDAALHLRRNGHRTDSTWEPVADDEPFSAADAPVDPYTVPSRPGVVLPRGLARARRLGRRTLVVARSEGLGSVARRTARKVSRRMRR; from the coding sequence ATGCGGATCGCCCAGGTGTCAGCCCACTACCCGCCCAACTTCGTCTCCGGAGGCACCCTTGTGCCCCAGCGTGTCGCGCGGTACGTCAAGGGGGCCGGGCACGAGTCCCTCGTCTACGCGGGCTACCTGGACAAGGACCGCAGGCCCCTGGAGACCTGGACGGAGACCGACGAGGAGGGCGTCGAGGTCACGTGGCTGGTGACCACGCCCTGGACGGCGTGGACCGACCCGCACAACTACGACAACCCGGGCGCGACCGCGGCCTTCAGCCGGTGGCTCGAGCGCACGGCCCCCGACATCGTCCACGTCCACTCCCTCCAGACCCTGGGCGTGGGTCTGGTCGAGGCCGCCCACGCCGCGGGGGCGAAGGTCGTGGTCACGATGCACGACTTCTGGTGGTTCTGCTCGCGCCAGTTCCTCGTCGACCAGTCCATGCGGCCCTGCTCCCTGGTCACCGAGTGCGGCGCCTGCGACTGCGACGCCGCCCCCTCGATCGCCGGGCGCTCCGAGCGGCTGCTCCGGGCCCTGGCCGACGCCGACCTCGTCCTGGCCCCCTCCCGGTCGGCGGCGCGGGTCCTGGCGGCCAACGGTGTCGAGCCTCGGGTCCTGCGGGTCAACGAGAACGGTCTGCTCGACGCCCAGCTGGCCCGCCTGGGGCCCGAGCCGGTGGCCCGGACGGGCACGGGCCCCGTGCGCCTCATGTACGCCGGGGGGATGCAGGAGATGAAGGGCGTCGAGGTCCTGGGACAGGCGGCGCGGCTCGTCGGCGAGCGCGAGGGGCTGGTTCTGGACGCCTACGGGGTCGAGGCCCGCGTCGACGCCTCCACCCCGTCGTGGTTCCGGGCGCGCCCCGCCTTCGACCCCGCTGAGCTCCTGAGCGTCCTGGACTCCCACGACGTGCTCGTCCTGCCGTCGATCATGCGCGAGTCGCACTCCATCCTGACCCGGGAGGCGCTGGCCGCGGGCCTGGCCGTCGTGTGCACCGACACCCTGGGTCCTGAGGAGGCGGTGACCGACGGCGTCAACGGCTACATCGTCCCGGCGGGCGAGCCCAGGGCCCTGGCCGAGAGGCTGACCCACCTCGCCGACGACCCCGTCGGCGCGCGGGACCTGACGGGCCGGGGCTCGAGCTCGCCGATCCGGTCCTTCTCCGAGCAGGGGGCCGAGCTCCTCGAGTACTACGCCGGCCTCGTGGAGGCCCAGGACGACGAGCTCGAGGCGGTGCGCCGGGCCCAGGCCCAGCTGCTCGACAAGGTCCTGTTCATCATCGGCATCGACGGTGCCCCGCTGCGCTACCGCGCCCACCTGCCCGCCGAGGCCCTGCGCATGCGCGGGCACGAGGTGGTCGTGCGCCACTACCGCGACCCCGCCCTGCTGGGTGACGTCGAGGACACCGACGCCGTCGTGCTCTACCGCGTCCCGGCCACGGTCCAGGTCCTCGACCTCATCGAGCGCTTCCGTACCTGCGGGCGCGAGGTGCCGATCCTCTACGACGTCGACGACCTCATCTTCGACTCCTCCCTGCGCGGCACCCTCGACGGGCTCGAGAAGCTGAGCGAGGCCGAGGAGGAGCTGTGGTGGCACGGGGTCGACCGCTACCGCACGACGCTCGAGGCCTGCGACGGCTTCGTCGGCTCGACCGACATGCTGTGCCAGGAGGCCACCCGCCTCACAGGACTGCCCTCCTACCGCTACGCCAACGGCGTGGGGACCCTGCTGGCCCAGGCCTCCGACCGGGTTCTCCTCGAGGAGGGCGCGCGCGAGGACTCGACGGTGACCATCGGCTACTTCTCGGGCACGACGACCCATGACGCGGACTGGGCGATGGTCGAGCCCGCGCTGGCCGCCGTCATGCGCCGCCACCCCGAGGTCCGCCTGCGTCTGGGCGGGCACCTCGAGCCCACAGGCGCCCTGTCGGAGTTCGCCCCGAGGATCAGCCGCTCCGGCTTCGTCCCCTGGTACCGGCTCCCCGAGCTGCTGCGGGCCACCGACATCTGCCTGGCGCCCCTGACCGGGGACTCGGTGTTCAACGAGTCGAAGTCGGCTATCAAGTGGCTCGAGGCCGCCCTCGTGTCCCGGCCGACCGTGGCCACCCCCACCGGTCCCTTCCGGGAGGTCATCGAGCACGGGCGCACCGGGATGCTCGCCTCGACGACCCAGGAGTGGGAGGAGGCCATCGAGGAGCTCGTCACCTCCGTGGCGCTGCGCACCTCCATCGGCGCGGCCGCCAGGCGCGAGGCGCTGCTCGAGCTCTCACCGCGCACCCAGGGGCGGGTCTACGAGGACATCCTGGTCGACGCGGCCCTGCACCTGCGCCGCAACGGGCACCGCACCGACTCGACGTGGGAGCCGGTGGCTGACGACGAGCCCTTCTCCGCTGCTGACGCACCGGTCGACCCCTACACGGTGCCCTCGCGTCCGGGGGTCGTCCTGCCCCGGGGCCTGGCCCGAGCCCGGCGGCTGGGGCGGCGCACGCTCGTCGTCGCCCGCTCCGAGGGACTGGGCTCGGTGGCACGTCGGACGGCACGGAAGGTCTCACGCCGCATGCGCCGCTGA
- a CDS encoding glycosyltransferase family 4 protein translates to MSTPSTTRAPADADATEATEATEATDRGPLPEDAPEPGGAGSAMARVVVVTLDTIRERMAGPAIRAWEISAHLADRGHPVRLLTFAVCERQGEGFTAAHVDVSGFRAEVEACDVVIIQGYIAATFPWLQEVAQCVVIDLYDPFHLESLEVEKYQPAEQRHAALARALTELNAQVSRGDFFVCASDKQRDLWLGHLAASGRINPVTYDADPSLRSLIDVVPFGTSDLPAAQTRHPIKGTIEGIGPEDPVIIWGGGVYNWFDPLSVVRAVDVVRRSVPEVRLFFLGMKHPNPDVPEMDMTTRTRQESDRLGLTGSHVFFHEDWVVYEDRVNYLMDADIGVSTHFEHIETAFSFRTRILDYLWAGLPIVCSAGDSFGDLVEARDLGACVPVEDVEALAGALTRILTDPELAGRCRDNVRRTAAQFPWSTTLGPLLDYCAAPRRAADHAQLTPAVTRPLPLMAAVRRDLRATVRVVRSTGLRGVVGKIRWRLAGRLR, encoded by the coding sequence ATGAGCACCCCGAGCACGACAAGGGCGCCGGCCGATGCCGACGCCACGGAGGCCACGGAGGCCACGGAGGCCACGGACCGCGGCCCGCTGCCTGAGGACGCCCCCGAGCCCGGCGGCGCGGGCAGCGCGATGGCGCGCGTCGTCGTCGTCACCCTCGACACGATCCGTGAGCGGATGGCCGGGCCGGCGATCAGGGCCTGGGAGATCTCGGCGCACCTGGCCGACCGCGGCCACCCGGTGCGCCTGCTCACCTTCGCCGTGTGCGAGCGGCAGGGGGAGGGCTTCACCGCCGCCCACGTCGACGTCTCCGGGTTCCGGGCCGAGGTCGAGGCCTGCGACGTCGTCATCATCCAGGGGTACATCGCCGCGACCTTCCCCTGGCTCCAGGAGGTCGCCCAGTGCGTCGTCATCGACCTGTACGACCCCTTCCACCTGGAGTCCCTCGAGGTCGAGAAGTACCAGCCCGCCGAGCAGCGCCACGCCGCCCTGGCCCGGGCGCTGACCGAGCTGAACGCGCAGGTCTCCCGCGGGGACTTCTTCGTGTGCGCCTCGGACAAGCAGCGTGACCTGTGGCTGGGGCACCTGGCCGCCTCGGGCCGGATCAACCCGGTCACCTACGACGCCGACCCCTCCTTGCGCAGCCTCATCGACGTCGTCCCCTTCGGGACCTCGGACCTGCCGGCCGCCCAGACCCGCCACCCCATCAAGGGCACGATCGAGGGCATCGGCCCCGAGGACCCGGTCATCATCTGGGGAGGCGGCGTCTACAACTGGTTCGACCCGCTGTCGGTCGTGCGCGCCGTCGACGTCGTGCGCCGCTCGGTCCCCGAGGTGCGGTTGTTCTTCCTGGGCATGAAGCACCCCAACCCCGACGTGCCCGAGATGGACATGACCACCCGGACCCGCCAGGAGTCCGACCGCCTGGGCCTGACCGGCTCCCACGTGTTCTTCCACGAGGACTGGGTGGTCTACGAGGACCGGGTCAACTACCTCATGGACGCCGACATCGGCGTCTCGACGCACTTCGAGCACATCGAGACGGCCTTCTCCTTCCGCACGCGGATCCTGGACTACCTGTGGGCCGGGCTGCCGATCGTGTGCTCCGCCGGGGACTCCTTCGGCGACCTCGTCGAGGCGCGGGACCTGGGGGCCTGCGTCCCGGTCGAGGACGTTGAGGCGCTGGCGGGGGCCCTGACCCGGATCCTGACCGACCCCGAGCTGGCCGGGCGCTGCCGTGACAACGTACGCCGGACCGCCGCGCAGTTCCCGTGGAGCACGACCCTGGGACCCCTGCTCGACTACTGCGCCGCGCCCCGGCGCGCGGCGGACCACGCCCAGCTCACCCCCGCCGTCACCCGGCCGCTGCCGCTCATGGCCGCGGTGCGTCGCGACCTGCGCGCCACCGTGCGGGTGGTGCGCTCCACGGGGCTGCGCGGGGTCGTCGGCAAGATCCGCTGGCGCCTGGCCGGGCGGCTCAGGTGA
- a CDS encoding UDP-glucose dehydrogenase family protein: protein MRLTVIGCGYLGAVHAAAMAEMGHEVIGVDVDEAKVEALARGRAPFFEPGLNELLERNVAAGRLSFTTDPGAVRGRQVHFIGVGTPQSPSGAADLSYVDAAVEAMLPHLGHCADGQEVVAGKSTVPVGTAARLAQAIDPTGAALVWNPEFLREGFAVDDTLSPDRMVYGLPEDPGTAQRAQAVLDEVYAPILRAGKPRLVMDYATSELVKISANAFLATKISFINAMAQVCDTVGADVTALAAAIGMDERIGSRFLRAGIGFGGGCLPKDIRAFQARAAELGVGQALGFLAEVDKVNESVRRSVVDTALGLLGPEPGGARVAVLGAAFKPDSDDMRNSPALDVAADLAPSVGSVVVVDPEAGPLLAGREGLPYEVAATTQEALADADLVILGTEWRQFTTLDPVEAAGLVRTPVVIDGRNALDRSAWKAAGWAYTGIGRR, encoded by the coding sequence ATGCGTCTCACAGTGATCGGATGCGGATATCTCGGTGCCGTCCACGCGGCGGCCATGGCGGAGATGGGACACGAGGTCATCGGCGTCGACGTCGACGAGGCCAAGGTCGAGGCACTGGCCCGCGGCCGGGCCCCCTTCTTCGAGCCCGGTCTCAACGAGCTCCTCGAGCGCAACGTGGCCGCCGGCCGCCTGAGCTTCACGACCGACCCCGGCGCCGTGCGCGGCCGGCAGGTGCACTTCATCGGGGTGGGCACCCCCCAGTCCCCCTCCGGTGCCGCGGACCTCAGCTACGTCGACGCCGCGGTCGAGGCCATGTTGCCCCATCTCGGGCACTGCGCCGACGGTCAGGAGGTCGTCGCGGGCAAGTCAACGGTTCCGGTGGGCACCGCGGCCCGGTTGGCGCAGGCCATCGACCCCACCGGGGCGGCGCTCGTGTGGAACCCCGAGTTCCTGCGCGAGGGCTTCGCCGTCGACGACACCCTCAGTCCCGACCGGATGGTCTACGGCCTGCCCGAGGACCCGGGGACCGCGCAGCGCGCCCAGGCCGTGCTCGACGAGGTCTACGCCCCCATCCTGCGAGCCGGCAAGCCCAGGCTCGTCATGGACTACGCGACCTCCGAGCTGGTCAAGATCAGCGCCAACGCCTTCCTGGCCACGAAGATCTCCTTCATCAACGCCATGGCCCAGGTGTGCGACACCGTCGGGGCGGACGTGACGGCGCTGGCGGCGGCCATCGGGATGGACGAGCGCATCGGCTCGCGCTTCCTGCGCGCCGGGATCGGCTTCGGCGGTGGCTGCCTGCCCAAGGACATCCGCGCCTTCCAGGCCCGCGCCGCCGAGCTCGGGGTCGGCCAGGCCCTGGGCTTCCTGGCCGAGGTGGACAAGGTCAACGAGTCGGTGCGCCGCTCGGTGGTCGACACCGCGCTCGGCCTGCTGGGCCCGGAGCCGGGTGGCGCCCGGGTCGCGGTGCTCGGGGCGGCCTTCAAGCCGGACTCCGACGACATGCGCAACTCCCCCGCCCTCGACGTCGCGGCCGACCTGGCCCCTTCGGTGGGCTCGGTCGTCGTCGTCGACCCCGAGGCCGGCCCGCTGCTGGCCGGCCGCGAGGGGCTGCCCTACGAGGTCGCAGCCACGACCCAGGAGGCGCTGGCCGACGCCGATCTCGTCATCCTGGGCACCGAGTGGCGGCAGTTCACCACGCTCGACCCGGTCGAGGCCGCCGGGCTCGTGCGCACGCCGGTGGTCATCGACGGTCGTAACGCCCTGGACCGATCCGCCTGGAAGGCTGCGGGCTGGGCTTACACTGGCATCGGCCGTCGGTGA